In a single window of the Rhineura floridana isolate rRhiFlo1 chromosome 3, rRhiFlo1.hap2, whole genome shotgun sequence genome:
- the LOC133381274 gene encoding zinc finger protein 91-like isoform X1, with amino-acid sequence MSSDCSKIWQKAPNTYWRRHTGKKPYKCLECGNSFTQLCLLSSHQRIHTGEKPFKCLECGKSCSWSTSLTLHQRTHTGEKLYECMECGKCFSRNGDFQVHQRTHTGEKPYQCLECGKSFSQSGNLTLHQRTHTGVKPYKCMECGKSFSQSGNLTLHQRTHTGVKPCKCLECGKSFSESGALTKHQRTHTGNKPYKCLECGKSFSQSSHLSTHQRTHIGAKPYQCLECGKSFSQNGNLTLHQRTHTGDKPYKCLEYGKSFSHSSQLSTHQRTHTGNKPYKCLECGKSFRHSSHLSAHQRTHTGNKPYKCMECGKSFSQSGHLTLHQRTHTGVKPYKCMECEKSFSQSGNLTLHQRTHTGNKPYKCLECGKSFSQSSHLSTHQRTHTGDKPYKCLECGKSFSRNDRLTSHQRTHTGDKPYQCLECGKSFSQSGNLTLHQRTHTGVKPYKCMECGKSFSQSGNLTLDQRTHAGDKPYKCLECGKSFCQNSYLIKHQRTHTGDKPYKCVKCGKSFSRNDRLTSHQRTHTGDKPYQCLECGKSFSQSGNLTLHQRTHTGDKPYKCLECGKSFSHSSHLSTHQRTHTGNKPYKCLECGKSFRHSSHLSAHQRTHTGVKPYKCMECGKSFSQSGALTKHQRTHTGNKPYKCLECGKSFSQSSHLSTHQRTHTGDKPYKCLECGKSFSRNDRLTSHQRTHTGDKPYQCLECGKSFSQSGNLTLHQRTHTGVKPYKCMECGKSFSQSGHLTLHQRTHTGVKPYKCMECGKSFSQSGNLTLHQRTHTGVKLCKCLECGKSFSESGTLTKHQRTHTGNKPYKCLECGKSFSQSSHLSTHQRTHIGAKPYKCLECGKSFSHSGNLTLHQRTHTGDKPYKRLECGKSFSRNDRLHIKELIQGTNLINDGLWKEL; translated from the coding sequence ATGTCTTCTGACTGCAGTAAAATCtggcaaaaagccccaaatacatATTGGAGAAGACATACAGgaaagaaaccatataaatgcttagagtgtggaaacAGTTTCACTCAGCTTTGTCTCCTTagttctcatcaaagaattcatacaggggagaaaccttttaaatgtttggagtgtggaaagagctgcaGTTGGAGTACCtctcttactttacatcaaaggactcatacaggggagaaactttatgaatgtatggagtgtggaaagtgctttagTCGGAATGGCGATTTTCAggtacatcaaagaactcatacaggggagaaaccttatcaatgcttggaatgcggaaagagcttcagtcaaagtgGCAACCTTActctgcatcaaagaactcatacaggggtcaaaccttataaatgcatggaatgcggaaagagcttcagtcaaagtgGCAACCTTActctgcatcaaagaactcatacaggggtcaAACCttgtaaatgcttggagtgtggaaagagcttcagtgaaagTGGCGCCCTTACTAAGCATCAGagaactcatacagggaacaaaccttataaatgcttggagtgtggaaagagcttcagtcagagtagccacctttctacacatcaaagaactcatatagGGGctaaaccttatcaatgcttggaatgcggaaagagcttcagtcaaaatGGCAACCTTActctgcatcaaagaactcatacaggggacaaaccttataaatgcctggagtatggaaagagcttcagccacaGTAGCCAACTTTctacacatcaaagaactcatacagggaacaaaccttataaatgcttggagtgtggaaagagcttcaggcacAGTAGCCACCTTTctgcacatcaaagaactcatacagggaacaaaccttataaatgcatggaatgtggaaagagcttcagtcaaagtggccaccttactctgcatcaaagaactcatacaggggtcaaaccttataaatgcatggaatgcgaaaagagcttcagtcaaagtgGCAACCTTActctgcatcaaagaactcatacagggaacaaaccttataaatgcttggagtgtggaaagagcttcagtcagagtagccacctttctacacatcaaagaactcatacaggggacaaaccttataaatgcttggagtgtggaaagagcttcagtcgtaATGAccgccttacttcacatcaaagaactcatacaggggacaaaccttatcaatgcttggaatgcggaaagagcttcagtcaaagtgGCAACCTTActctgcatcaaagaactcatacaggggtcaaaccttataaatgcatggaatgcggaaagagcttcagtcaaagtgGCAATCTTACTTTGGATCAAAGAACTCatgcaggggacaaaccttataaatgcttggagtgtggaaagagcttctgtcagaatAGCTACCTTattaaacatcaaagaactcatacaggggacaaaccttataaatgcgtaaagtgtggaaagagcttcagtcgtaATGAccgccttacttcacatcaaagaactcatacaggggacaaaccttatcaatgcttggaatgcggaaagagcttcagtcaaagtgGTAACCTTActctgcatcaaagaactcatacaggggacaaaccttataaatgcctggagtgtggaaagagcttcagccacaGTAGCCACCTTTctacacatcaaagaactcatacagggaacaaaccttataaatgcttggagtgtggaaagagcttcaggcacAGTAGCCACCTTTctgcacatcaaagaactcatacaggggtcaaaccttataaatgcatggaatgcggaaagagcttcagtcaaagtgGCGCCCTTACTAAGCATCAGagaactcatacagggaacaaaccttataaatgcttggagtgtggaaagagcttcagtcagagtagccacctttctacacatcaaagaactcatacaggggacaaaccttataaatgcttggagtgtggaaagagcttcagtcgtaATGAccgccttacttcacatcaaagaactcatacaggggacaaaccttatcaatgcttggaatgcggaaagagcttcagtcaaagtgGCAACCTTActctgcatcaaagaactcatacaggggtcaaaccttataaatgcatggaatgcggaaagagcttcagtcaaagtggccaccttactctgcatcaaagaactcatacaggggtcaaaccttataaatgcatggaatgcggaaagagcttcagtcaaagtgGCAACCTTActctgcatcaaagaactcatacaggggtcaAACTttgtaaatgcttggagtgtggaaagagcttcagtgaaagTGGCACCCTTACTAAGCATCAGagaactcatacagggaacaaaccttacaaatgcttggagtgtggaaagagcttcagtcagagtagccacctttctacacatcaaagaactcatataggggctaaaccttataaatgcttggaatgcggaaagagcttcagtcacagtggcaACCTTActctgcatcaaagaactcatacaggggacaaaccttataaacgcttggagtgtggaaagagcttcagtcgtaATGACCgccttcacatcaaagaactcatacaggggacaaaccttatcaatgatggcttgtggaaagagctttag
- the LOC133381274 gene encoding zinc finger protein 91-like isoform X2, whose product MSSDCSKIWQKAPNTYWRRHTGKKPYKCLECGNSFTQLCLLSSHQRIHTGEKPFKCLECGKSCSWSTSLTLHQRTHTGEKLYECMECGKCFSRNGDFQVHQRTHTGEKPYQCLECGKSFSQSGNLTLHQRTHTGVKPYKCMECGKSFSQSGNLTLHQRTHTGVKPCKCLECGKSFSESGALTKHQRTHTGNKPYKCLECGKSFSQSSHLSTHQRTHIGAKPYQCLECGKSFSQNGNLTLHQRTHTGDKPYKCLEYGKSFSHSSQLSTHQRTHTGNKPYKCLECGKSFRHSSHLSAHQRTHTGNKPYKCMECGKSFSQSGHLTLHQRTHTGVKPYKCMECEKSFSQSGNLTLHQRTHTGNKPYKCLECGKSFSQSSHLSTHQRTHTGDKPYKCLECGKSFSRNDRLTSHQRTHTGDKPYQCLECGKSFSQSGNLTLHQRTHTGVKPYKCMECGKSFSQSGNLTLDQRTHAGDKPYKCLECGKSFCQNSYLIKHQRTHTGDKPYKCVKCGKSFSRNDRLTSHQRTHTGDKPYQCLECGKSFSQSGNLTLHQRTHTGDKPYKCLECGKSFSHSSHLSTHQRTHTGNKPYKCLECGKSFRHSSHLSAHQRTHTGVKPYKCMECGKSFSQSGALTKHQRTHTGNKPYKCLECGKSFSQSSHLSTHQRTHTGDKPYKCLECGKSFSRNDRLTSHQRTHTGDKPYQCLECGKSFSQSGNLTLHQRTHTGVKPYKCMECGKSFSQSGHLTLHQRTHTGVKPYKCMECGKSFSQSGNLTLHQRTHTGVKLCKCLECGKSFSESGTLTKHQRTHTGNKPYKCLECGKSFSQSSHLSTHQRTHIGAKPYKCLECGKSFSHSGNLTLHQRTHTGDKPYQ is encoded by the exons ATGTCTTCTGACTGCAGTAAAATCtggcaaaaagccccaaatacatATTGGAGAAGACATACAGgaaagaaaccatataaatgcttagagtgtggaaacAGTTTCACTCAGCTTTGTCTCCTTagttctcatcaaagaattcatacaggggagaaaccttttaaatgtttggagtgtggaaagagctgcaGTTGGAGTACCtctcttactttacatcaaaggactcatacaggggagaaactttatgaatgtatggagtgtggaaagtgctttagTCGGAATGGCGATTTTCAggtacatcaaagaactcatacaggggagaaaccttatcaatgcttggaatgcggaaagagcttcagtcaaagtgGCAACCTTActctgcatcaaagaactcatacaggggtcaaaccttataaatgcatggaatgcggaaagagcttcagtcaaagtgGCAACCTTActctgcatcaaagaactcatacaggggtcaAACCttgtaaatgcttggagtgtggaaagagcttcagtgaaagTGGCGCCCTTACTAAGCATCAGagaactcatacagggaacaaaccttataaatgcttggagtgtggaaagagcttcagtcagagtagccacctttctacacatcaaagaactcatatagGGGctaaaccttatcaatgcttggaatgcggaaagagcttcagtcaaaatGGCAACCTTActctgcatcaaagaactcatacaggggacaaaccttataaatgcctggagtatggaaagagcttcagccacaGTAGCCAACTTTctacacatcaaagaactcatacagggaacaaaccttataaatgcttggagtgtggaaagagcttcaggcacAGTAGCCACCTTTctgcacatcaaagaactcatacagggaacaaaccttataaatgcatggaatgtggaaagagcttcagtcaaagtggccaccttactctgcatcaaagaactcatacaggggtcaaaccttataaatgcatggaatgcgaaaagagcttcagtcaaagtgGCAACCTTActctgcatcaaagaactcatacagggaacaaaccttataaatgcttggagtgtggaaagagcttcagtcagagtagccacctttctacacatcaaagaactcatacaggggacaaaccttataaatgcttggagtgtggaaagagcttcagtcgtaATGAccgccttacttcacatcaaagaactcatacaggggacaaaccttatcaatgcttggaatgcggaaagagcttcagtcaaagtgGCAACCTTActctgcatcaaagaactcatacaggggtcaaaccttataaatgcatggaatgcggaaagagcttcagtcaaagtgGCAATCTTACTTTGGATCAAAGAACTCatgcaggggacaaaccttataaatgcttggagtgtggaaagagcttctgtcagaatAGCTACCTTattaaacatcaaagaactcatacaggggacaaaccttataaatgcgtaaagtgtggaaagagcttcagtcgtaATGAccgccttacttcacatcaaagaactcatacaggggacaaaccttatcaatgcttggaatgcggaaagagcttcagtcaaagtgGTAACCTTActctgcatcaaagaactcatacaggggacaaaccttataaatgcctggagtgtggaaagagcttcagccacaGTAGCCACCTTTctacacatcaaagaactcatacagggaacaaaccttataaatgcttggagtgtggaaagagcttcaggcacAGTAGCCACCTTTctgcacatcaaagaactcatacaggggtcaaaccttataaatgcatggaatgcggaaagagcttcagtcaaagtgGCGCCCTTACTAAGCATCAGagaactcatacagggaacaaaccttataaatgcttggagtgtggaaagagcttcagtcagagtagccacctttctacacatcaaagaactcatacaggggacaaaccttataaatgcttggagtgtggaaagagcttcagtcgtaATGAccgccttacttcacatcaaagaactcatacaggggacaaaccttatcaatgcttggaatgcggaaagagcttcagtcaaagtgGCAACCTTActctgcatcaaagaactcatacaggggtcaaaccttataaatgcatggaatgcggaaagagcttcagtcaaagtggccaccttactctgcatcaaagaactcatacaggggtcaaaccttataaatgcatggaatgcggaaagagcttcagtcaaagtgGCAACCTTActctgcatcaaagaactcatacaggggtcaAACTttgtaaatgcttggagtgtggaaagagcttcagtgaaagTGGCACCCTTACTAAGCATCAGagaactcatacagggaacaaaccttacaaatgcttggagtgtggaaagagcttcagtcagagtagccacctttctacacatcaaagaactcatataggggctaaaccttataaatgcttggaatgcggaaagagcttcagtcacagtggcaACCTTActctgcatcaaagaactcatacaggggacaaac cttatcaatga